CGAATTGCCCGTCGAACGACGGGAATCCTTTCGTCGACTCTGCATCCGACGCGACGAGCAAGCACTCTACGGATCATCGACACCCTCATCAAGAAGTCCTGGCTCGCTCGTGTGCCTCCGGACAACCCCAAGGTCGAAGAGCAGAAACAGCTCATGACACTGGTGTCGAATGAACAAGGTGACGGAGCACGGATGGACACCGCTCTATTCCATCCAAACCTTCCGGACTCAGATCTATCTTGGAGAACGCGCGTCAGCCAGTGCCTTCAAGGCAACCACATGCAGAAACTCGTCCTACATGCTCCGTGGCCGGATCGGATCAGAAGACTTGCCGACGCTATTCACCAGACTCACTTACTGAAGCGGTCCACCATTGTAATAACCGGTGAGATCGCGAGAGCCCTGTGGCTCAAGCAGCTCCTCTCAGCTCTCACAGGGCTTCATATTACCCTCGCACACACATCTTTCGGGTCGGATCGATTGGAACGAAGTGAGACTTCAACTCCATCCGTGATCGTAGGAACTCGCTCTGTCATTTTCTCGCCCATTGAATCGATCGGACTGATCTGGGTTGAAGGAGAAGAGGATACCGCCCTCAAAGAGCCTCAGGAGCCTCGATATCATGCCCGGGAAGTCGCGGGTATGAGGGCGGAGAGTGAGCGAGCTCTGTTCGTCCTGGCCTCGGCACATCCATCGCTTGAGTCTAAATTCGACGCGACCGCCGAGCATTACGACGTTCAGCACAATGCGACGCTTCGACCAAGAATCGAGCTCGTTGACCTCCGCAAGGAATCGGGGAAAACCCTATTCAACCTGAAACTGATCTCGGCGATCCAGGAAACCCTGAAGAGGCAGGCGAAAGTACTGCTTTTTCTCAATAGAAAAGGGTACGCAAGGACCTTGGTGTGCAGAGATTGTAGCTGGGTACCTCGCTGTGCCTTCTGCGCCGTTCCATTCACTTATTATCGGGAGGCCAGCCGTCTCACCTGCCGCTACTGTGGGACCTCAGATGGGTTGCCCGATTCCTGTCCCATGTGCCAGGCATCCCGTGTGAGTCCCATTGGAGAGGGCACGGAGCGAATTGAAGCCGAAACTCGTCGCTTGTTTCCACAGGCCAAGATCGCACGGATCGATGGTGACACGCTTCGTCGATCGGCTGCCGCCCGCCAATTGTGGGAATCCGCGAGGTCTGGGGCCTGGGACATTCTGATAGGGACCCAAGCACTGTTTCGCCGAGATCCTCTACCTCCACATGGATTGGTCGGCATTCTTCAAGCAGATTCTGAGTTGTATATCTCCGATTTTCGATCAGCCGAACGGACCTATCAGCTTCTGATGGATGCTGCAGACCTGGCCTCCCCAGCCTCGGCAGGAGGTCGAGTCATCATCCAGACGCGATTTCCCACCCATCATGCCGTCCAAGCTCTGTTATCGGAAAACCCCGATCGTTTCTACCGGGAAGAGCTTGAGGCACGGCGGCTACTTAACTACCCACCGATGTGCCACTTGGCGGAGCTCTCGGTAACCGGAACAACCCGTGAGCTCGTTGAAGCAGCCGCAAAGCGATGGGCAATGGATCTTGGCCAGGTTGGTTCTGATCAAGGATCTCTGATCGTGCTGGGGCCCGTCCAGGCCATTAGTCCACGGCTTCGACACCACCAGCAACGAATGCTGGTCAAAGCCACTGAACAGAGGACTCTGAGTCGTCGAGTCCATGAATCAGTTCGGAGATTAGAGCGGCAGTACCAAAAAGGACGGATCAAGTTTGCCATCGACATAGACCCTGTCGAAACGGGACAAGGCTAAGCCGGTTTTTTCGCTTTCTTCATCGATCGCGACCCACTCGGCGTCCTTGAGC
The sequence above is drawn from the Nitrospira sp. genome and encodes:
- the priA gene encoding primosomal protein N' encodes the protein MVSDTDSTAMRRSNPLYADVIVPRHIERAFTYLVPSTLAQAISVGSRVLVPFGRVMLEGAVVSLTHELPAEIRTASLREISSLVQDGRNPLLSPKLFQLSRDIASYYVAPWGQCLRLVSSPFAMRPTSPARYMTTPQGRVALATGSCPDDLRPTLQRIARRTTGILSSTLHPTRRASTLRIIDTLIKKSWLARVPPDNPKVEEQKQLMTLVSNEQGDGARMDTALFHPNLPDSDLSWRTRVSQCLQGNHMQKLVLHAPWPDRIRRLADAIHQTHLLKRSTIVITGEIARALWLKQLLSALTGLHITLAHTSFGSDRLERSETSTPSVIVGTRSVIFSPIESIGLIWVEGEEDTALKEPQEPRYHAREVAGMRAESERALFVLASAHPSLESKFDATAEHYDVQHNATLRPRIELVDLRKESGKTLFNLKLISAIQETLKRQAKVLLFLNRKGYARTLVCRDCSWVPRCAFCAVPFTYYREASRLTCRYCGTSDGLPDSCPMCQASRVSPIGEGTERIEAETRRLFPQAKIARIDGDTLRRSAAARQLWESARSGAWDILIGTQALFRRDPLPPHGLVGILQADSELYISDFRSAERTYQLLMDAADLASPASAGGRVIIQTRFPTHHAVQALLSENPDRFYREELEARRLLNYPPMCHLAELSVTGTTRELVEAAAKRWAMDLGQVGSDQGSLIVLGPVQAISPRLRHHQQRMLVKATEQRTLSRRVHESVRRLERQYQKGRIKFAIDIDPVETGQG